The genomic interval AGCGCATAAAGCACATATGTACACCGTTGCAGGGACGCAGCCAAAGAGCAGAACCGGGCAGTAAAGGGGGTCGAAACATTAAACCACGCAAACGAGTAAAGAAAGTGTCGGCCAGTTCTAACTGATCGGCCAAAATAAGTCCCTGAGTATCATTTATCAGTTTCGGGAATGGCTGTTCTTTTTGCACAAGGATCATCCCTTTCGCCACACTTAATGCCGATACTATATGCTCCTTGCTCGCATCGATTCTGTTCAATGAATTGTAACAAATTACCTCTACTAATTCGCTATAAATCACTTGTTTCCTACCAAAGCAAGGTGTAAAATGGCTTGCCGGGTAATAATTACTAGTACGGGTAGATATTAGAAACTAGCGTAAAAACCAAACATTGTTACAGCGGTGAATAAAGAGAAGAAAGAGGTGTTGCCAGTGAA from Bacillota bacterium carries:
- a CDS encoding DUF192 domain-containing protein produces the protein MILVQKEQPFPKLINDTQGLILADQLELADTFFTRLRGLMFRPPLLPGSALWLRPCNGVHMCFMRYPIDVLFLDRDLTVVQVVENLQPWRAVPYVPRAASAIEFVAGTLTGKVSVEDQVRII